ACCAACTGCATCTCTTCATCACTAAAGGCCATGGTTTGAAAACGGGTTTGTATTGAACTGTTTAAATTGAGCTGATGCGCACTTTCTAGTAATAATGGCGGTGCTGGAGTATCCGAATGAAATACAAGATCTGCAGCAAGCATTGCGCGACTATGGTTTGTCATAACGCCTTCAACACGTAACGCTAATGCGGATAATGCAACGACACAGGCGACAATTAAAGTGAGGGCGGCAAAGACAGGCCAAAGCTGTCCATGATAGATTTCCCGCAAACTCCAACGTAGCACCATTTTTTTACCCGATATGACGTTACCCATTCTTTGACTCCTGCAACAATTGACCTGCGTGGATTGTCAAAATACGATCGCAGCGCTGCGCCAAAGCGGGATCATGGGTAATTAACACGAGCGTTGTGCCATGATTGCGATTCATGGCGAATAATAGCTCGATGATCTGCTCTGCCGTTTTTTGGTCTAAATTACCCGTAGGTTCGTCAGCAAAAAGAATTTTTGGTTGCGTCATAAATGCGCGCGCCAAGGCAACCCTTTGCTGTTCACCACCGGATAACTGTGCGGGTAAATGGGTTGCTCGACCGGTTAAACCGACGGAATCAAGAAGCTGCTGTGCTCTTTGGCGATCTTCACCTTGCCCGCGTAAGATGGCTGGAAGCGTGACATTTTCAAGAGCCGTTAGGGATGGGATCAATAAAAAATTTTGAAACACAAAACCGAGTGATTCACTGCGGATTTTAGCACGCTGCTCATCATCTAATTGTGATAGGTTCTCGCCAAGCAATTCAACATCACCACAGGTTGGTGTATCTAATCCAGATAGCAATGTCATCAATGTTGATTTACCCGCACCAGATGTACCAATAATAGCGACACTCTCATTAGCGAAGACTTCAAAGGAGATATCGTTTAATATAGATAATTCACTGGCATTAGAAATGACCGATTTACTTAATGAACTCACTTTGATAATGGATGATGACATGGCAAAAGTTTCCCTTGGTATTATTGTTTTTCTCTTTTCAGCGATGGTAAATAGTACGACCTTACTCATCGTTGGAGACAGTTTAAGTGCAGGTTATAGAATGTCCAGTGAAGAAAGTTGGCCTGTATTGTTAGATAAACAACTACAACCCCTTGGTAAATCAGCAAAGATAATCAATGCAAGTATATCTGGCGACACCACCGGTAATGGTTTAGCCCGTTTACCTTCTCTATTGGCTCAACATACCCCTGACTCAGTACTCATTGAGCTTGGCGCTAATGATGGATTACGTGGTTTTCCCGTCGCACGCGTCAAGGAAAATTTGCAAAAAATGATACAACTCATTAAAGCACAAAATGCGCAACCACTGCTAATGCAAATTCATATCCCGCCTAACTATGGTAAACGATACACAACGGCTTTTAGTTCACTTTATATTTCGCTCAGTGAAAAAAATCAAATTCCATTGCTGCCCTTTTTCCTTGAACAGGTGATACAAAAACCACAATGGATGATGGAAGATGGGCTACATCCAACGCCACAGGCACAACCTTGGATTGCTGAATTTATGGCCAAGGAGTTAGCCCCCTATCTCTAATCATTTAACAGCTTGATATGTAACTGGCCAATTTCAGAACTTTCGTTAGTAATCTGACACTGCCATAAACCAACCGCAGCAGCTAACTCGCCATTTACTAAAATAAATGGTACTAAATCGCGTAACCAAGGCGCAACATGGTATTCATGCAGCAGTTTTTTAATACTACGGGATCCCTGTCGGCCTGTGGGTTGACAACGTAGATTGGTTGGTAAATGTGAGCGAAAACAGATCTCTATTTGCGCATCTTTAGGGCAATTAATCACCATGTCTGCAGCTTCGCATTGTTCGGAAAATGCCAACTGTAGCTGAATGCGATCATTCGCAAGACTAAGTAATGATTGCCCTTGCCAGTAAATTTTTTCACTGCGATTAATCGCGATATCTTGATCTTTTAGCAGATAAATATGGTCACGATAACGGCGCAGCGAGTAGTTTTTAAATTGCATAATTGGCGTGGCATCGTTTTTTGCCAACACGACATTCTGCCAAATAGCTTGCATCTGCGTTGCTGAAGGATAATCTATCTGCTGCAATTTAAACCATAAACGCAACACGTTATTACGCCGACCAACGCTCAACAATTTTAAGCCACTAACCGTTAATGCCTGCTGATTTAAACAGGAATACAGCACGGCGGCGTGATCCTGCGCGGCGAGTTCATCAAGGATCTGTTGTTGCTCTTGGCAAATAAAGGCGCTGCGTGCCACCGATTTACCAATACTAGGCCAACGCCCTTTTAATAGTGGCGTAATGCTATGACGAATGAAATTGCGATCAAAGTCTTGATTACTATTGCTCTCATCTTCAATCCATTGCAGTTGAAATAAGCTTGCATACTCCTCTAGTTGAGCGCGAGAAAAAACCAACAGTGGACGGATTAGAAAACCAGATGATAACGTTTGTCTTCCTTGAATACCTTGCAAGCCAGTAATACCAGAGCCGCGTTTAAGGGCTAATAAGACCGTTTCCAATTGATCATCTTGATGGTGAGCGGTCACTAAACAACTCTGTTCCGATAAGTTTTTTTGCAAAGCGTGATAACGCTTTTCGCGTGCAAGCGCTTCTAAACTAATACGATTTTTTTTATTTAATTGTACCTTCGTAAGAGTAAAACCCACTTGTAAATGACGACAATAATCGGCACAAAAATCACTCCAGCATTGTGCGTTCTCACTCAGTCCGTGATTAATATGATGGGCAAAAACAGCGATCTTTTTATCACGTTCACGTAGACGTGAAAAAAGGTGCAATAACACAATAGAATCTAAACCGCCGCTTAAGGCGATGTGAAAATCGCCTCCATTTTGTAGAGTCAAAGAAGTTAATTGCTGCCTGAATGTTGTGAATAAATCATGCTTGTTCATTTTATAAATTTCATTAATCCATTAAGCAATATGGTCGAAATGTAAGGTGACATTTTCTTCCCCCAGCAGACGAGCTAAGGCGAATAACAAATCATCCGACGGCGTCACTGACCACGCTAATCCAAGAGAGAGTTCAACCTGCGCTTGTTGGTTAGTATACTCGATATAAACAGGGCATAATCCCCCCATAGCAGGCTCTAAAGCGGCATTTAATTGCGTTTGAAAGTCAGCGCCAACTTGTTGATAATGTATTTTTAAACGTAATTTACAGGCAAAACGTTCGCGCGCTTGGTCAATACTCATCACTTCACGCGCATTCATCTTTAAACCGCCATTAAAGTAATCTTCGCTCACTTGCCCTTGGATCACGATAACGTTATCGCTTACTAACAACGCTTCATATTGATCTAAAAGATCCGCAAATACCGTTATCTCCATACGCGCACTTTTATCGTCTAAGGTTAAAATGCCCATCCGTTTACCAGTTTTGGTCACCATCACGCGCATACTTAAAATCAAACCAGCAACACGGCTATTTTGACCGCGACGATTGGCGACTAGATTGGCCAACTTAGTACAATGGAATGCACTAAAATGCGCTTCGTACTGGTTGATTGGATGCCCTGTTAAATATAAACCTAGGGTCTCTTTTTCACCCGCTAGCCACTGCTTTTCAGGCCATTTAGCAACCGATGCAAATTTATGGGCAACTTCATTACTGTCGGTGGTTAGGACACCAAACAGATCGCTTTGGCCAAAAGATTCTGCTTTTTTATGCTGCATGGCCGATTGCAATGCATCGGGTAGTGTTTCCATTAATGCAGCACGATGCGGTCCTAATTTATCTAACGCGCCCGCCAAAATCAGTTTTTCAAGAATACGTCGATTACAACGTTTCAGGTCAATACGGTTACAAAAATCAAAAAGATCGGTAAACTTTCCGCCTGACTCACGCGCTTCTATGATTGCTTCGACAGGCGCTTCACCAACCCCTTTTACGGCACCAATCCCATAGACAATACGCAGGTCTTGATCAACATTAAATTTAAAGACCCCTTCATTAACATCGGGCGGACCGATCGTTAATCCCATACTTTGGCATTCAGCAACCAAGACAACGATTTTCTCGGTATTATCCATATCAGCAGACATGACTGCCGCCATAAAATAGGAAGGATAAAAGGTCTTCATCCATAATGTTTGATAGGAGACCAATGCATAGGCAGCAGAGTGCGATTTATTAAAACCATACCCTGCAAATTTTTCCACTAAATCGAAGATCTTCATGGCAAGCTCACCATCAATACCATTTTCAATAGCGCCCTGCTCAAAGGTTGCTCGCTGTTTAGCCATCTCCTCCGGTTTTTTCTTACCCATTGCACGGCGCAACATATCCGCACCACCGAGCGTATAACCAGAGAGCACCTGAGCAATTTGCATAACTTGTTCTTGGTATAAGATAATGCCGTAGGTCGGTGATAAAATACCTTTTAGTGACTCATGTTGCCATTTTTCATCGGGATAAGAGACAACTTCTCGACCATGTTTACGTTCGATGAAATTATCTACCATCCCAGATTGTAAGGGGCCCGGACGAAATAGGGCAACTAAGGCGATCATATCCTCAAAACAGTCAGGTTGAAGGCGACGTATTAAATCCTTCATACCACGCGATTCTAGTTGAAAAACAGCCGTTGTTTCATAACGTTTTAATAAATCAAAGCAAGCCGGTTCGGTTAGGCTAATTCGCTCAATATAAATAGGCTCTTCACCACGTGCTTTTTTATGGGCGTTAGCCATATCCAGCGCCCACTGAATAATAGTGAGCGTCCGCAGTCCCAAGAAATCAAACTTAACCAGACCGGCATATTCAACATCATTTTTATCGAACTGGGTAACGGGGTTATTACCCTCTTCATCACAATATAACGGAGCAAAATCGGTGATCGTCGTGGGCGAAATAACTACCCCACCAGCATGCTTACCGGCATTACGGATTGTGCCTTCAAGAATTCGGCACATATCAATTAACTCTTTAACATCATCACTACCGTCATAGCGTTCCTGTAAACGCGGCTCCTCTACAAAGGCTTTTGCCAACGTCATACCCGGTGTGGGGGGAATAAGTTTAGAAATGCCATCGACAAAGCCATAGGCATGACCCAATACACGCCCAACGTCGCGAATAACGGCTTTAGATGCCATTGTACCGAAGGTAATAATTTGTGAGACCGCATCACGGCCATACAATTGAGCAACGTGATCGATAACTTCATCACGTCTATCCATGCAGAAGTCGATATCGAAGTCGGGCATTGAAACACGTTCAGGATTCAAAAATCGTTCAAATAATAGCTCTAACTCGAGCGGATCGAGATCGGTTATTTTCAGTGCATAGGCGACCAATGATCCCGCACCAGATCCTCGACCAGGCCCAACTGGGATATTGTTATCTTTACTCCATTGAATAAACTCCATCACAATCAAGAAGTAGCCAGGAAAGCCCATATTATTAATAACATCTAATTCTATTTGTAAACGTTCATCATAGGGCTTACGAATTTCAGCAAAATCAGGACTATTTTTATCAAATAGAAACGCTAAACGCTCTTCTAGCCCTTCACGTGAGACCTTGCAAAAAAATTCATTAATTGGCATTCCATCAGTTGGAAAATCGGGTAAAAAATATTCGCCTAAACGTAAAGTAACATTACAACGTTTTGCTATTTCAACACTATTAATAAGCGCTTCTGGTATATCTTCAAATAACGCACACATTTCCGCTTCACTACGCAGGTATTGCTCAGGACTATATGCTTTAGGTCGGCGATCATCACCGAGTGTATACCCTTGATTAATACAAACTCGAATTTCATGGGCATCAAATAGCGATTGCTCCGCAAATACAACTTGATTGGTTGCAACAACGGGTAATTGGTATTTTTCTGCCCAAGCAATGGCATGATGAAGGTAATTTTCTTCATGAAGACGATTGGTACGAATTAGCTCGATATAGTAACGCTGCGGAAAATGGCGCAGGTAAAAGTGAGTGATCTCTTCGGCATGTTGCCTATTCCCTTTTAACAGCGCTTTTCCTAAATCCCCCTCTTTTGCACCAGAGAGTAAAATGACACCTTTGTTATGTTCAATTAGCCACTCTTGATCTATGATAGCGCGACCAGCGACATGGCCACGTAAATAAGCTTTAGAAATTAATTCGGTAATATTTTTATAGCCTTCATTATCCATGGCTAATGCCGTAAGACTAAACTGCTCACCTTCCATTAACTCACTTTGCACCCAAAAGTCAGTACCAACTATCGGTTTAATACCTGCTGCATGTGCTGCACCATAGAATTTAACTAGACCACAAAAATTCATTTGATCGGTTAATGCTAATGCCGGCATATTCATCGCTGCCGTTTTGCTTACCAAAGGTTTAACTTTACTTAAACCATCGACCATCGAATAATCACTGTGCACGCGCAAATGAATAAATTTAGGCTCTATACTGGTCGTGTTATTTAGGCTATCTGACATAAAATCTCTAGATTATTTGGTCGCAAGAATATTTTGTACGGGTTTAAAACTTTTTCTATATTCGGCAATCACGCCATACGTTTGTAATGCTTGAAAATGCGCCTTAGTGGGATAACCTTTATGTTTAGCAAAACCATATTGCGGATAACGGCGATCTAACTCAACCATCTCTCTATCACGGGTGACTTTAGCGATAATTGACGCCGCACTTATTTCCGCAACGCGCAAATCACCTTTAACTACCGCTTCACAGGGCATAGTAAGTTGTGGACACCGATTACCATCAATAAAAACAAATTCAGGCTCTATTGTTAAATTATCAACCGCTCGTTGCATCGCTAACATAGTCGCATGGAGAATGTTCAATTGATCGATTTCGGAGGGTGTGGCACGTCCTATCGAAATAGATAACGCTTTTTCTTGGATCTGATCAAACAGTAGAGCAAGTTTTTTTTCACTCAGCTTTTTAGAATCAGTTAAACCTGTAATCGGGTTATTTACATCTAAAATGACAGCGGCAGTCACAACGTCACCAACTAATGGTCCTCGCCCCACTTCATCAACACCGGCAATCAGCTGATAATTTGGATAAATAATATCGGGGTAAAACGTTTCAGATTTTGCCATGCTCATCTCTACTCATCACTATGGGGTCTTCAATAAATCGACAACGGCTTGAGCCGCCTGTTTATCAGCATCACACTTTATTAATTGGTGTAACTCACTAAATGTATTGATTAATTCTTGGTTATCTTCGCTTAGTAAACGCTGCAATTCTGCAACAATGTTCTCGACTGTACAATCTTCTTGGTTTAACTCCTTCACAACGGCTTTATCGGCAATTAAATTAGGCAAAGAAGTAAATTTAACTTTAACCAGTAATCTCGCGATCACCGCCGTAAACCAATTAACTCGATAGGCAACAACCATCGGCGCTTTCGCTAACATCGCTTCCAGAGCGGCAGTACCCGATGCGAGTAATACTGTATCGGCCGATTGCAATACGGCACTGGCTTGACCATCAAAGACGCGTATATCCAATCCAGCTGCATAGTCTGCTTTCAATGATAAAAATTGCGCTTTTCGTCTCGCATTGACCATTGGCACAATAAACTTAAGCGCTGGGAATTGCTCTCCAATAATCGCTGCAGCTTGCAAAAATATTGGCGAAAGCATTTGCACCTCAGCTTTACGGCTGCCAGGTAATATCGCTAATATTTTATCCTGTTCATTAAGCCCGAGTTTTTGCCGTGCAATATTTTTTTCAGGCTGGATAGGAAGCTGGTCTGCAAGGGTATGACCAACAAACTTACAGGGCACATTAAACCTATCATAAAAGGCTTTTTCAAAGGGCAAAAAAGCCAATACCAAGTCGGTGGCTTTGGCTATCTTATGGATACGCCACTGTTTCCACGCCCACACTGATGGGCTGACATAATGAATTGTTTTGATATTGCGTTGCTTTAATTTAAGCTCAACCGTTAAATTAAAATCAGGTGCATCAATACCAATAAAAATATCAGGAGGGTTATCAATAAAGTAGTTAATAATGCCTTTACGAATAGCTAAAATACTACGTAACTTGCCCAGTACTTCAGCAATCCCCATCACCGATAAAGCTTCCAGTGGATATAATGCATTACATCCTTGCGCAATCATTTTTGGGCCCGCGATACCTTCAAAAATAGCATCAGGATAATGGCATTTTAGCGCTTTAATTAGCCCTTCGCCCAATATATCACCAGATGCTTCACCTGCGATTATTCCAATTCTTAATGGTTTAGTCATACAACTCTTCTTCATTTAATAGTTAAAAAAAAAGGCTCCAACGAGCCTTTTAAGATAACTTTAACTATCAAGTTTACCGTACAATTCCGCGACTCTCTGCGCAAATAAAATCGTATAATACTTTTAGCTCAGGACAGCTATCTAATTTTGCGGCAATCTCGATTTTTGCTTGCTCAAGCGTAAGTCCTTGGCGACAGAGCAGTTTATATGCCCGTTTAATTTCCATAATCGCCGCACTGCTAAAACCACGACGTTTTAGACCAACAGAATTAATTCCCTGTGCTTGGACATAATTTCCACTCGCCATAAAATAGGGTGGAATATCTTTGTTAACCGCTGAACAACCACCAATCATTGCATATTCACCAACACGAGTGAATTGGTGTAAGGCAGATAACCCGCCAATAATAACATTATTCGCAAGTTTGGTATGCCCTGCTAGCGTTGCATTATTCGATAAAATAATATTATCACCAAGAATACAATCGTGGGCTACATGCACATAGGCCATTAATAAATTATTGTTACCAATGCGCGTCGTTCCTTGATCCTGTGCAGTACCACGGTGAATGGTACAACTTTCTCGAAAAACGTTATTATCGCCAATTTCTAAAAAAGTCTCTTCGCCATTGTATTTTAAATCTTGGCAATCTTCCCCCACAGAAGCAAATTGAAATATCTTGTTACCTTTACCCATTTTAGTTGGGCCTTTTACGACAACGTGTGGGGCGATCCAGCAATCATCACCAATTTCAACACGATCGCCAATAATAGAGTAGGGACCAATTTGAACATTTTTACCGATTATTGCATTTTCGTGAATAATCGCCGTTGGGTGGATTAATGCCGTTGAATCTGTCATTAGATTTCTCTTCTTGCACACATGATCATTGCTTCGCAAACGATTTCACCATCAACTTTTGCGACACATTCAAATTTTCCCATACCACGGCGATCTTTTAAATAGATGACATGTAAATGTAAAATATCGCCAGGAACAACGGGTTTACGAAAACGTACTTTATCTACAGATGCTAAGAAATATAGTTCATTATCAGCAGGCTTACCAAAAGTTGCG
This window of the Psychromonas sp. MME1 genome carries:
- a CDS encoding ABC transporter ATP-binding protein; translation: MSSSIIKVSSLSKSVISNASELSILNDISFEVFANESVAIIGTSGAGKSTLMTLLSGLDTPTCGDVELLGENLSQLDDEQRAKIRSESLGFVFQNFLLIPSLTALENVTLPAILRGQGEDRQRAQQLLDSVGLTGRATHLPAQLSGGEQQRVALARAFMTQPKILFADEPTGNLDQKTAEQIIELLFAMNRNHGTTLVLITHDPALAQRCDRILTIHAGQLLQESKNG
- the tesA gene encoding multifunctional acyl-CoA thioesterase I/protease I/lysophospholipase L1; translation: MAKVSLGIIVFLFSAMVNSTTLLIVGDSLSAGYRMSSEESWPVLLDKQLQPLGKSAKIINASISGDTTGNGLARLPSLLAQHTPDSVLIELGANDGLRGFPVARVKENLQKMIQLIKAQNAQPLLMQIHIPPNYGKRYTTAFSSLYISLSEKNQIPLLPFFLEQVIQKPQWMMEDGLHPTPQAQPWIAEFMAKELAPYL
- the tilS gene encoding tRNA lysidine(34) synthetase TilS, translating into MNKHDLFTTFRQQLTSLTLQNGGDFHIALSGGLDSIVLLHLFSRLRERDKKIAVFAHHINHGLSENAQCWSDFCADYCRHLQVGFTLTKVQLNKKNRISLEALAREKRYHALQKNLSEQSCLVTAHHQDDQLETVLLALKRGSGITGLQGIQGRQTLSSGFLIRPLLVFSRAQLEEYASLFQLQWIEDESNSNQDFDRNFIRHSITPLLKGRWPSIGKSVARSAFICQEQQQILDELAAQDHAAVLYSCLNQQALTVSGLKLLSVGRRNNVLRLWFKLQQIDYPSATQMQAIWQNVVLAKNDATPIMQFKNYSLRRYRDHIYLLKDQDIAINRSEKIYWQGQSLLSLANDRIQLQLAFSEQCEAADMVINCPKDAQIEICFRSHLPTNLRCQPTGRQGSRSIKKLLHEYHVAPWLRDLVPFILVNGELAAAVGLWQCQITNESSEIGQLHIKLLND
- the dnaE gene encoding DNA polymerase III subunit alpha, encoding MSDSLNNTTSIEPKFIHLRVHSDYSMVDGLSKVKPLVSKTAAMNMPALALTDQMNFCGLVKFYGAAHAAGIKPIVGTDFWVQSELMEGEQFSLTALAMDNEGYKNITELISKAYLRGHVAGRAIIDQEWLIEHNKGVILLSGAKEGDLGKALLKGNRQHAEEITHFYLRHFPQRYYIELIRTNRLHEENYLHHAIAWAEKYQLPVVATNQVVFAEQSLFDAHEIRVCINQGYTLGDDRRPKAYSPEQYLRSEAEMCALFEDIPEALINSVEIAKRCNVTLRLGEYFLPDFPTDGMPINEFFCKVSREGLEERLAFLFDKNSPDFAEIRKPYDERLQIELDVINNMGFPGYFLIVMEFIQWSKDNNIPVGPGRGSGAGSLVAYALKITDLDPLELELLFERFLNPERVSMPDFDIDFCMDRRDEVIDHVAQLYGRDAVSQIITFGTMASKAVIRDVGRVLGHAYGFVDGISKLIPPTPGMTLAKAFVEEPRLQERYDGSDDVKELIDMCRILEGTIRNAGKHAGGVVISPTTITDFAPLYCDEEGNNPVTQFDKNDVEYAGLVKFDFLGLRTLTIIQWALDMANAHKKARGEEPIYIERISLTEPACFDLLKRYETTAVFQLESRGMKDLIRRLQPDCFEDMIALVALFRPGPLQSGMVDNFIERKHGREVVSYPDEKWQHESLKGILSPTYGIILYQEQVMQIAQVLSGYTLGGADMLRRAMGKKKPEEMAKQRATFEQGAIENGIDGELAMKIFDLVEKFAGYGFNKSHSAAYALVSYQTLWMKTFYPSYFMAAVMSADMDNTEKIVVLVAECQSMGLTIGPPDVNEGVFKFNVDQDLRIVYGIGAVKGVGEAPVEAIIEARESGGKFTDLFDFCNRIDLKRCNRRILEKLILAGALDKLGPHRAALMETLPDALQSAMQHKKAESFGQSDLFGVLTTDSNEVAHKFASVAKWPEKQWLAGEKETLGLYLTGHPINQYEAHFSAFHCTKLANLVANRRGQNSRVAGLILSMRVMVTKTGKRMGILTLDDKSARMEITVFADLLDQYEALLVSDNVIVIQGQVSEDYFNGGLKMNAREVMSIDQARERFACKLRLKIHYQQVGADFQTQLNAALEPAMGGLCPVYIEYTNQQAQVELSLGLAWSVTPSDDLLFALARLLGEENVTLHFDHIA
- the rnhB gene encoding ribonuclease HII, with product MAKSETFYPDIIYPNYQLIAGVDEVGRGPLVGDVVTAAVILDVNNPITGLTDSKKLSEKKLALLFDQIQEKALSISIGRATPSEIDQLNILHATMLAMQRAVDNLTIEPEFVFIDGNRCPQLTMPCEAVVKGDLRVAEISAASIIAKVTRDREMVELDRRYPQYGFAKHKGYPTKAHFQALQTYGVIAEYRKSFKPVQNILATK
- the lpxB gene encoding lipid-A-disaccharide synthase, with the translated sequence MTKPLRIGIIAGEASGDILGEGLIKALKCHYPDAIFEGIAGPKMIAQGCNALYPLEALSVMGIAEVLGKLRSILAIRKGIINYFIDNPPDIFIGIDAPDFNLTVELKLKQRNIKTIHYVSPSVWAWKQWRIHKIAKATDLVLAFLPFEKAFYDRFNVPCKFVGHTLADQLPIQPEKNIARQKLGLNEQDKILAILPGSRKAEVQMLSPIFLQAAAIIGEQFPALKFIVPMVNARRKAQFLSLKADYAAGLDIRVFDGQASAVLQSADTVLLASGTAALEAMLAKAPMVVAYRVNWFTAVIARLLVKVKFTSLPNLIADKAVVKELNQEDCTVENIVAELQRLLSEDNQELINTFSELHQLIKCDADKQAAQAVVDLLKTP
- the lpxA gene encoding acyl-ACP--UDP-N-acetylglucosamine O-acyltransferase — its product is MTDSTALIHPTAIIHENAIIGKNVQIGPYSIIGDRVEIGDDCWIAPHVVVKGPTKMGKGNKIFQFASVGEDCQDLKYNGEETFLEIGDNNVFRESCTIHRGTAQDQGTTRIGNNNLLMAYVHVAHDCILGDNIILSNNATLAGHTKLANNVIIGGLSALHQFTRVGEYAMIGGCSAVNKDIPPYFMASGNYVQAQGINSVGLKRRGFSSAAIMEIKRAYKLLCRQGLTLEQAKIEIAAKLDSCPELKVLYDFICAESRGIVR